The region CTATGATCAAGTTCTTACTGCTTAATGAGCCGAGAATATAGCGATTGATTAGTCTCACATCTATCCGTTGTGAAATACTTGGGTTAGTACCGAAAAAATTTAATActctattttttataatttaatttattttaattgatagaaaatattttaaatttatgtaatGTTTTTAACTTTTAGATACAGTTATGTCTTTTTATATTTCACTTTATTTTGAATTGAATTTTGGGAATTGTTATTTTGACCCCCCACACACATCTATTCAAACTCATGGAAAATTTTGAAACCCGAAATTACCCCTTTCGAATGCACCCTCATAGCGCGTCTCTGTCGCACGTAAAGCCTCATTTCGTCAGTGTGACAGAGATGCACCTTGAGCTTGCGTTGTTGGCGCACCTTGAGCGTGCGATTAAAACGCACCGGTCATTGACCTTAACTCAACAACCGGTAAAAGCTATTAAATGCATCTGCTATTTCCTATGTTTTTCGTTACCATCTATGCTGGTtcgagctctataaatagggccTCTTTCTTCCTTCATTTTCACACAAATCTCTCCCTTTATTCTCTTATACTCTTTCTTTTTCATACCTCTTATGGTTTAGAGTTGTTAGTGGTTGGGGTGATGCAGATATTATCCCCAACATTAGCAAGTTTGAGTACTTTGAGAGTGATATTTCAAATTCAGAGTGTCAAACTGGCTAATGTAGGGGCGACCATCCTTGGTTATTCAAAGTACCCAAACTTGCTAAATGGAATGGTCCAAGCTCTTGGGGAAAGTGCCTCTTTGGAGATCATTTGTGATGATGGAAACATCTAGGCTCAGTTGGTGGCTCTGCTGTATTCCACAACTGGGCCTTGAAGAAGATGGTTGGACCAGAAGAGGACGAGGAGCGGAAGAAAgagtgtaagaccaagatttggtcaggtggtacaactctatgttttgatgataacaagtttattattatgtatgaacaattatggtactctaacgattgtctttttaagttgtgataAAACagactctgactctgattcaagaCTATGCATATATCAGAATttgaagacccaagagtaaccaTTGTTACGCTTCTGCattcactacgttcttctgaacggtagcaaatgcttcagatactctgaagattaaagctctgatatggactttGAAAGACTCAAGCATTGaagctctgaagaccagatgttctgaggaacggtctagaagctgaagacttgaaagCTCTCAAGACCTGAAGCACTTCatattctgaagaccagatgttcaaATGAacggttcagaagcagaagttctggaggtcagaggatccaagcttccttctgactctgatcacatagcttcacaagttccaacatgaagcgtcgcccaagatcaagagtcaactaggctaaggcaatgtcattgtcattcgtacaaaatgagatgtactattctgaccgccttacctacgacgTTCAGCCATAGCAGGCTCTAAAAAtcccagaactgccctccaacggacagATTCTTTCAACGGAAACAACCTCTacaccttggagtatttaaaggacgaagatagaagaaattagctaagaaactattgtgcatACAAGTGAAAAACCTTCAAgtgaataccttagcaatatttcttcattgttcttattgtgtttacttctgCTTGTTTTAGAAGCATTTATGTGTAAACCAAAACCTTCACAAACtctgtttgtagttccttgagacaccggtgaggtcagtattcttgagaaggctaagacaaggttgtcttggtgttgctagttcttagaattgttagtcactgagcaaggtgtgctagtgcagttgtaacaatcattgaataatggattgccttcattctaagaaggaagaaatcaccttaacgggtggactggactagcttgagtgattcatcaagcgAACCGGGAtaaaattattgtgtgcttttctttatCCCTCATCTTTAGCACCTTATATTCTTTCACCGAAAAGATTGTCATAATCTTGGAGAGAAAGTGGTTaaacttcaaaaccctattcaaaccccccactttttagtgtttttcataccttcaaagagAAGTAGCAGAAGACAAGGAAGAGGACCTGAAGAAGAGGATGATTGAAATTTTCTTGATTGTATCCCCTAggggtcattgtacttgtaCTTTTCAAGTACTAAGTTTAGGGCTTAGGGTTTAggggtcattgtacttgtatgTTATGAAATTATATAATGTatcattattaataataaagatGAATTTTGTTAACAAATGAAGTATTTGTTTATGTTTTCGTTACTGTTTTAGCTTCTGTTTCTGATAGTGTTGTTTTTTCAGCAGGCTTGAGGACCATGGTGCAGCCAAACAACCAAGGGAGGGCTGACCTTAGAAAAGAACATGATGGTTGGGAAATTCCAAGGGATAATTTGCCCAACTACACTAATTAGTTCCTTCAGCTGCTAATTCTTCGATGTTTACTGTTCAGATAGCTCTTTCCACTTTTATAATAAAGCTACTAACTCCATTCTTCTCTTCCTctaatttaaaaattagatACCTAATACCTCACCAACTCTAATACAGTATAGTGATCATATCTATTAGTCTACATATGAAACCTTTCAACTAAAAAAGATTCTACAACCCATTTATTCTCAAAAAAATGTGCATAAATTATTACTTTACAGTTCACTGGAGAGATTCAGACCAATTGGACATGTTGCTGTGTCCATTAACCAAAGTGAATAATTTGTTGTTCTACCTATTAGTGATTTAGTTGTAGCTTCATTAATTGTACTCACCTAATGCTTGATATGGAGATTTTCTCATATAATGTTAGGACTTAGGACTTGATATCGTATTTGGGCTGTGATTCTTCAATATTTCCCACTTGATCtatttgagttttgaaattggATTTATCTCTtatgttatagttaatatttGACCCTTATTCCATTTTTCTATCTTACATTTAGAGGTTGTCATCGGTTTTTTTGTGTAGTTACTATGCATCAGTACACCTTAAGAAGTTCTAAGTCTAAGCAACAGATTTTTGCCAGAGTATTTCATCCGGATGAGGTAACtatgaaatttgttttttatgtttggaGTGAGATGAAAATATTGGACACTgatcatatttttttctttttatgtttatttttgtgGAATATTCAGGTGTATATTGTTGTACCAAGAGAATTCTTGAATGATTTTGAAGAAAGTCTCTCTAAATATGTTGAATTAGTGGATCCTGTAGGGAATAAATTCTGTGTTAGCTTTTATTTTGATCGTGATGAACCAAGATTTAGTGCTAATATTTCAGAGTTACGAACTGTGCACCAAATACAGGGAAGTGTGataatttgttttatttatctTGGTGATAGTAGATTTGACATCCAAATTAGTGATCTGAACTTGTTTGAGATTGAGTATAGGAAAAGAACTGCTCATGTTGCAGCTAATGTTGCAAGTTCAAGTCATATGAATTTTCATGAAGTAGATGGTTCggttataaatttaattagtgatgatgattctgagaaTGAAGTTGAAGATATTGTGAATTAGGAGATGTTAATTTGGTCAGTTGATCTCACTGCTGATCTCATTATTCCCCGTCATCATCTGGttcgttttctttttttggaattttgtgatttaatttttagtattactattttttctttacttatgcagtgaaattaaaattttgcaGATTATTCCTGATTATATTCAGGAAAAGGTTTTCAACGACATGAGTCCAGAAATCAATGTACTTCTTCCAGATGGTTCTTGGACTAGATGAGAAATCGTCTGGTACTCACTTAGTGAGGGGATAAGTGAATCTGGGAGTATGGGTGCCATTTTTGGGCGGTGGTATGAGTTCTATAAGGAAACATTTTTCAGACTTGGAAATTCCGTTGCAAGACACAAGATGCAGCTATGGAAAATGGTTCTTCTCAATTTTTACAGAGTTGCTGTTTTGACGGAGTAATTTAACATCAAAAGTTACatctttttgttctttttttgtaCTACATAATATAACATGATGTGGTTGTAAACATCACTTGAACGGTGCTACTTTATTTGTTCACTGTGAATGGTTGTTTATTTTGTCTATAactatatcattttttttttaccttaggTTTGATTCTCTCTATTTTCATGGGTAATTTAAGACACTATATTTTTGTCATCTATCCATGAAGAGCTAAATACTATTCCTTGATTAACATAGTCAACAAGGACTTTTATTGTATTTTCTGCTATTGAATctatatacatttttttaaattaaaacgagtttgttttatatttcagattaataattatataatcattttaaataattaaatgtttATGTATTATCTAATATACActaaagttaaaaaataattaaatatcacCTATCTTTTCATAGCTGCaaacattattaatattaattaccaTAGGTATGTAAATAaatctatttattttataaattattgaattaaaaattataactcaTAGAATCgctcgtccgtgcatcgcacggcaACGGGCTATAATCCTAGTTAAATATAAAGGCATGATaatttaatgattaaaatgtgtcgTGCGGATATTATAAaacattaataaatatatagtgtttttttttgtttaagactatagggttaagagttcccacagggaggaacattttacatgaaaattaatgtaaaattaacagaattttttttttaagaagatGTCACTATTTTACAATGTAACTTCATATTAAACATTTTCTACATAACAATatagtctatttttattttattttgttcaaattacATGGCAAAAAGCTCCTACGGGAAAGAACGTTTTAGCATGGAAATGCTTTAATGCCAATcataataagaaaataacatttcatATATGATTTAAGTAAATTGTTCACAgtttttctaatgattttagGAGTAAATATGATTCCAAATCATTTTAGTAATTCTTTAAATTGTTTTAGGAGTAATACATGAGTTTTTGGCGACTTATCATTTGATGTTTatgtaaaaaatatttacacTAACAATGCGTTACTATTAAATtctaaatatatatatcaaattaaagtatgataatttaataGTGAAATATAAGatagaaaaaataaacaatatgtAACCTAGATTTGTTTATGTGTAAATTATTGGGTAAAATGATGGTGCTAATATGTAATACGAGGGTTGAAAATTAATACTTTCACGGGGAGAaacatttttatataaaaacacTTTCATGTTAAAAGTAATAGTAACatatattttcatataatttaagAGCAATATCCTCCCTGCAACAAGCGGATAAATATGTTTAGAATTGAAGATTCCAGTGACTTAATCCTTTTAGTTTTAGAGATAATAATATATGGTAAAATGTTCTATGAGTTCAAAACACTACAGTATTGctttcaataaaaatatttttggtaATATTTTTCACCGCAAGCGTTTGATTGCTGTCAGGATTAGAAATGTCCAGCAGCGGCTCGAGCAAGTGGACTCTACAGCTCTTTACCGCCGCCTTCAGGAGCTTAGGAAGGAGCAGGAGGATGTTTTAGCTCAGGAGGAGATGTTATGGTACTAGAAGTCCCGTGAAAAATGGGTTCGATATGGTGATAGGAACACGACTTTCTTCCACGCTCAGACAGTGATCAGGCGGTGCCGGAATCACATTCAGGGCCTCAACCTGTCAGATGGAAGTTGGTGTACAGATAGTAGCCGTCTCAAGGAGGAAGCTCAGCTTTTTTATTCTAACTTGTTTGCTACTTGTGATGAAACAGATCCTAATTGTATGGCTACTCCACAGTTGGCCTCTCTGTCACCTACTGGCATGGAGAAACTTGCGAGATTGATCTCGAAGGAGGAAGTCACCACAGCAATTCATCAGATGGGTTCCTTCAAAGCTCCAGGCCCGGATGGCTTTCATGCTTGCTTCTACAAGGAGTATTGGGACACTGTAGGTGACTCTGTTTTTCAGTTTGTGCAGGATGCTTTTGAGCGTGGGAGTTTTGACCCAACCATTGCTGAGACTCTCATTGTTCTGATTCCTAAGGGAGATAATCCAAAATCCCTTAAGGAGTTTAGACCAATAAGTCTCTGCAACGTCTTGCAAAAACTCATTTCTAAAGTCATGGTGAACAGGCTCCGTCCTTTTTTGAACGACCTGGTGAGCCCTTACCAGAGTAGCTTCATACCCGGTAGGAGTACAACAGATAACGCAATTGTGCTTCAGGAGGTTGTTCATTCAATGATGAAGACCAAGCGGCGGGAGGGCGATGTCATCTTCAAGCTGGATTTAGAGAAGGCTTATGACCGTTTGGATTGGAAATTCATTGAGAGCACTCTGCATGAGTTTGGGTTTCCTGAGAAATGTATCCAAATTATTATGTTTTGCATTACTTCTGTTTCTTTGTCTGTGTTGTGGAATGGGGACAAGCTGCCGGGGTTTAGGCCTAAGAGAGGGTTGCGCCAAGGGGACCCTATCTCTCCTTACCTTTTTGTGTTGTGTATGGAGAGGCTTAGCTCTGCGATTTCTACAGCAGTTCAGGATGGAAGATGGAAGCCTGTCACAGTGAAAGGATCTGATCTCAAGTTGTCTCATCTACTTTTTGTTGATGATCTTATCCTGTTTGCTAGAGCCTCTGAAGGTCAAGTTAATTTGGTTAAGGGGATTCTCACTTCTTTTTGCAAGGCTTCTGGGCTTCGGGTTAATGAGAGAAAGTCCAAGGCTTTGGGTCACCGAAACTTATCTACAACGATGAAGAATAAATTCACTGACATTACAGGTATTAATTTTTCACCTGATTTGGGCAAATACTTGGGGTTCCCTATTTTTCACATGAGGGCTACTAAGAGGGACTTCCAGTTTATGGTGGACCGGGTGAATACTCGGGTTGCCGCCTGGAAACATGCAATTTTGAATAGAGCGGTTCGGTTTACTCTTGCGCAATCCGTGCTATCTCAATGTCCACTTATTGTATGCAACATGTTTGGGTTCCAACTGGGGTTTGTAATGATATTGATTCTGCAATCAACAAGTTCATTTGGAAGGGCACAGGAAACCATGGCATTCACTTAGTGCGGTGGGCCACTGTTGCTCAGCCTCGACGGTTTGGTGGTTTGGGTTTACGAACAGCGAGGGATCACAACATTGCTCTACTTGGGAAAAACGTTTGGCAGCTTATCAAGGAGGAACCTAAGCCTTGGGTCTCGTTGATCAGAGGGAAGTACGACCAGGGTAGTTTGTTAACGCTGCCAAAAAAGACTGGGTCGATTGTGTGGCAGTCTATACAGAAAGCGACGGAAGTGCTCAAGGAGGGTTTTTCTTTTAAGCTTGGTAATGGTACTTCCTCTTTCTGGTTTACTGATTGGTTGGGTAATTTTAAGCTTTGCGACAAGGTATGTGCGGTCGATATCCATGATTTGCAGCTCATGGTGCGGGACGTGATTTCTGATACAGGTTGGAACCTTCCATTGCTCTACACGTTGTTGCCTCCGGATGTTCAGCAAAGGATCCTGGGAATGGGCTATAGCTTGAACGCACAGGTTCCAGATTGCACTGTTTGGTCATCAGTCTCCTCCGGTGAGTATTCAGCTCGAGCGGGATACCAATGGTTGATTGAAGAGCGGCGGGAAGAGCTCGGTCCTGTGGCTACCGATTGGAATTGGATTTGGCGCCTTCAGGGGCCATTTAAGGTGTTTTTCCTCATCTGGTTGTGCTGTCATAACGCGCTGCCTGTGAATGATCTTCGGTATCGTCGGAATATGGCATCTTCTTCGATTTGTTCTATGTGTAATCTCTATCCAGAG is a window of Lotus japonicus ecotype B-129 chromosome 5, LjGifu_v1.2 DNA encoding:
- the LOC130717141 gene encoding uncharacterized protein LOC130717141 — encoded protein: MHQYTLRSSKSKQQIFARVFHPDEVYIVVPREFLNDFEESLSKYVELVDPVGNKFCVSFYFDRDEPRFSANISELRTVHQIQGSVIICFIYLGDSRFDIQISDLNLFEIEYRKRTAHVAANVASSSHMNFHEVDGSVINLISDDDSENEVEDIVN